Proteins encoded by one window of Camelus bactrianus isolate YW-2024 breed Bactrian camel chromosome 9, ASM4877302v1, whole genome shotgun sequence:
- the RWDD3 gene encoding RWD domain-containing protein 3 isoform X1, whose amino-acid sequence MAEPVQEELSALAAIFCGPDEWEVLSRSETDGTVFRILAKAEGFMDADISLQLVFHLPVNYPSCLPGVVVNSEHLTRAQCLTVKEKLLEQAESLLSEPMVHELVLWIQQNLRHVLKQTETGSGSEKCTSTVSTTADDGLWITLLHLDHMRAKTKYVKTVEKWASDLRLTGRLMFMGKLILILLQGDRNNIKEYLILQKTSKVDVDSSGKKCKEKMISVLFETKVQTEHKRFLAFEVKEYSSLDELQKEFETAGLKKLFSEFVLGLVK is encoded by the exons ATGGCGGAGCCGGTGCAGGAGGAGCTCTCAGCCCTGGCCGCGATTTTCTGCGGGCCCGACGAGTGGGAAGTGCTGAGTCGCTCAG AGACAGATGGGACTGTGTTCAGAATTCTCGCAAAAGCCGAAGGATTTATGGATGCGGATATATCCTTACAATTGGTGTTCCATTTACCGGTCAATTACCCATCGTGTCTACCTGGTGTCGTGGTTAACTCCGAACACCTGACCAGGGCCCAGTGCCTGACTGTGAAAGAGAAGTTACTCGAGCAAGCAGAGAGCCTTTTGTCGGAACCTATGGTTCATGAACTAGTCCTCTGGATTCAACAAAATCTCAGGCACGTCCTTAAGCAAACCGAAACTGGAAGTGGCAGCGAAAAGTGTACTTCCACAGTCAGCACGACTGCGGATGATGGATTGTGGATAACTCTTTTGCATTTAGATCACATGAGAGCAAAGACTAAATATGTCAAGACTGTGGAGAAGTGGGCTTCCGATTTAAGGCTGACAGGAAGACTGATGTTCATGGGTAAACTAATACTGATTTTACTGCAAGGAGACAGAAACAACATCAAG GAGTACCTGATTCTTCAGAAAACCTCCAAAGTAGATGTGGACTCAAGTGgaaagaaatgcaaagagaaaatgaTTAGTGTACTGTTTGAAACAAAAGTACAGACAGAACACAAAAG GTTTCTGGCATTTGAAGTCAAAGAGTATTCATCGTTGGATGAGTTACAAAAGGAATTTGAAACTGCAGGACTTAAGAAGCTTTTCTCCGAATTTGTACTTGGGCTGGTAAAATGA
- the RWDD3 gene encoding RWD domain-containing protein 3 isoform X3 has product MAEPVQEELSALAAIFCGPDEWEVLSRSETDGTVFRILAKAEGFMDADISLQLVFHLPVNYPSCLPGVVVNSEHLTRAQCLTVKEKLLEQAESLLSEPMVHELVLWIQQNLRHVLKQTETGSGSEKCTSTVSTTADDGLWITLLHLDHMRAKTKYVKTVEKWASDLRLTGRLMFMGKLILILLQGDRNNIKICRVTT; this is encoded by the exons ATGGCGGAGCCGGTGCAGGAGGAGCTCTCAGCCCTGGCCGCGATTTTCTGCGGGCCCGACGAGTGGGAAGTGCTGAGTCGCTCAG AGACAGATGGGACTGTGTTCAGAATTCTCGCAAAAGCCGAAGGATTTATGGATGCGGATATATCCTTACAATTGGTGTTCCATTTACCGGTCAATTACCCATCGTGTCTACCTGGTGTCGTGGTTAACTCCGAACACCTGACCAGGGCCCAGTGCCTGACTGTGAAAGAGAAGTTACTCGAGCAAGCAGAGAGCCTTTTGTCGGAACCTATGGTTCATGAACTAGTCCTCTGGATTCAACAAAATCTCAGGCACGTCCTTAAGCAAACCGAAACTGGAAGTGGCAGCGAAAAGTGTACTTCCACAGTCAGCACGACTGCGGATGATGGATTGTGGATAACTCTTTTGCATTTAGATCACATGAGAGCAAAGACTAAATATGTCAAGACTGTGGAGAAGTGGGCTTCCGATTTAAGGCTGACAGGAAGACTGATGTTCATGGGTAAACTAATACTGATTTTACTGCAAGGAGACAGAAACAACATCAAG ATTTGTAGGGTAACTACCTAG
- the RWDD3 gene encoding RWD domain-containing protein 3 isoform X4: protein MAEPVQEELSALAAIFCGPDEWEVLSRSETDGTVFRILAKAEGFMDADISLQLVFHLPVNYPSCLPGVVVNSEHLTRAQCLTVKEKLLEQAESLLSEPMVHELVLWIQQNLRHVLKQTETGSGSEKCTSTVSTTADDGLWITLLHLDHMRAKTKYVKTVEKWASDLRLTGRLMFMGKLILILLQGDRNNIKVSGI, encoded by the exons ATGGCGGAGCCGGTGCAGGAGGAGCTCTCAGCCCTGGCCGCGATTTTCTGCGGGCCCGACGAGTGGGAAGTGCTGAGTCGCTCAG AGACAGATGGGACTGTGTTCAGAATTCTCGCAAAAGCCGAAGGATTTATGGATGCGGATATATCCTTACAATTGGTGTTCCATTTACCGGTCAATTACCCATCGTGTCTACCTGGTGTCGTGGTTAACTCCGAACACCTGACCAGGGCCCAGTGCCTGACTGTGAAAGAGAAGTTACTCGAGCAAGCAGAGAGCCTTTTGTCGGAACCTATGGTTCATGAACTAGTCCTCTGGATTCAACAAAATCTCAGGCACGTCCTTAAGCAAACCGAAACTGGAAGTGGCAGCGAAAAGTGTACTTCCACAGTCAGCACGACTGCGGATGATGGATTGTGGATAACTCTTTTGCATTTAGATCACATGAGAGCAAAGACTAAATATGTCAAGACTGTGGAGAAGTGGGCTTCCGATTTAAGGCTGACAGGAAGACTGATGTTCATGGGTAAACTAATACTGATTTTACTGCAAGGAGACAGAAACAACATCAAG GTTTCTGGCATTTGA
- the RWDD3 gene encoding RWD domain-containing protein 3 isoform X2, which produces MAEPVQEELSALAAIFCGPDEWEVLSRSETDGTVFRILAKAEGFMDADISLQLVFHLPVNYPSCLPGVVVNSEHLTRAQCLTVKEKLLEQAESLLSEPMVHELVLWIQQNLRHVLKQTETGSGSEKCTSTVSTTADDGLWITLLHLDHMRAKTKYVKTVEKWASDLRLTGRLMFMGKLILILLQGDRNNIKHSPVRYASKDVKTL; this is translated from the exons ATGGCGGAGCCGGTGCAGGAGGAGCTCTCAGCCCTGGCCGCGATTTTCTGCGGGCCCGACGAGTGGGAAGTGCTGAGTCGCTCAG AGACAGATGGGACTGTGTTCAGAATTCTCGCAAAAGCCGAAGGATTTATGGATGCGGATATATCCTTACAATTGGTGTTCCATTTACCGGTCAATTACCCATCGTGTCTACCTGGTGTCGTGGTTAACTCCGAACACCTGACCAGGGCCCAGTGCCTGACTGTGAAAGAGAAGTTACTCGAGCAAGCAGAGAGCCTTTTGTCGGAACCTATGGTTCATGAACTAGTCCTCTGGATTCAACAAAATCTCAGGCACGTCCTTAAGCAAACCGAAACTGGAAGTGGCAGCGAAAAGTGTACTTCCACAGTCAGCACGACTGCGGATGATGGATTGTGGATAACTCTTTTGCATTTAGATCACATGAGAGCAAAGACTAAATATGTCAAGACTGTGGAGAAGTGGGCTTCCGATTTAAGGCTGACAGGAAGACTGATGTTCATGGGTAAACTAATACTGATTTTACTGCAAGGAGACAGAAACAACATCAAG CACTCGCCAGTACGTTATGCATCCAAGGATGTAAAGACACTGTGA